In Rhodothermia bacterium, one DNA window encodes the following:
- a CDS encoding T9SS type A sorting domain-containing protein — protein sequence MKHTWLMVLGMIAIPYYVHAAKPFQTSLNPLASDSLRVYSDSSSVWRVAMFRKRSPDKPKDLITIFFQNKSNNGLYLHNGKIFFRTQKQAIADSSRFETATTAYIVAQSRVTAEKDYAHQVSLFFLEGTPETTLLRPDSSFYVVVHADTTESSEAVWNSFRLTTTTSVWSPEKGVIHLKMPSSPHPVIEARAPQLTLVGPDFSVPFTASWDSTYVYEKLPFGSYSIEQERLYEQGRYTLDPKPGSIPIEITPEIWEEQVQLEWLPIVLWTKMQLVMPPQPHPNIPAPRITVTSHGGYFWQETIPWGSQKEFTELLADSTFTITSNDPGYNFEIAQLEKTPISTIPLFDKPNEVTLAYKITPFSPEKPATLLLDVTGLPAKTRSFIRLANDVHVYTDSLSNGPIRWENLRPGSYEATSEAVMYPPFTLQSFSLISLPDLFENDVSEVLPVHFEISDSNLGRFAPFADASLWPPPDFNEYQNKTNLNRFVMGFIVNDQNAKPCTPKWGGYTLYSTTKSQEAAGDGSIYLLEMLRKFRKSGGHAALSFGGALGTPIEKTCPDAASLSAVMDEILRAYDQNEIDFDIEGDWIADEESLSRRIQALVLLQKKRPMLKIWLTLPVLPSGLTGAGQKIVQDFVDAGIRLMGLNIMAMNYGESVVKDVTKLDLYAIQALDSTFQQVKAIFQKARLQRTDEDIWHMLGVTPMIGINNVEKEVFKVSHGENLATFAKQKGLGLLSMWSIQRDFPCQEAQPTSVSLTCSGTTQTDFAFTKLFSSFRTDGKNLPIPVTQLSREEQPLGDISLINFPNPFSQTTQIAFELPMAQRIRLTLFDVLGRERMVIAEGVFEKGLQRFTLKAGNLASGYYFLRLEAHKQVVRRPILLIH from the coding sequence ATGAAACATACTTGGTTAATGGTTTTGGGCATGATTGCCATACCGTACTATGTACACGCAGCCAAGCCCTTTCAAACCAGTCTTAATCCCCTAGCCTCTGATTCACTTCGGGTTTATTCAGATTCCTCTTCTGTTTGGCGTGTGGCCATGTTCCGCAAACGCTCTCCCGACAAACCAAAGGATTTGATTACCATTTTCTTTCAAAACAAAAGCAATAACGGTTTATATCTTCACAATGGAAAAATTTTCTTCCGTACACAAAAACAAGCGATAGCAGATTCGAGCAGATTCGAGACCGCTACAACAGCGTATATCGTTGCACAAAGCCGCGTAACAGCAGAGAAAGATTATGCTCATCAAGTTTCCCTTTTCTTTTTGGAAGGTACACCAGAAACAACACTACTTCGGCCAGACAGTTCTTTTTATGTTGTTGTCCATGCAGATACGACGGAATCCTCGGAGGCCGTATGGAACAGTTTTCGTCTCACAACGACGACATCCGTATGGTCGCCCGAAAAAGGCGTCATTCACCTCAAAATGCCCTCATCCCCACATCCTGTTATCGAAGCACGCGCACCACAACTTACCTTGGTAGGGCCAGATTTCAGTGTCCCTTTTACTGCTTCTTGGGATTCAACTTATGTTTATGAGAAACTTCCATTTGGGTCTTATTCCATTGAACAAGAACGACTCTATGAACAAGGCAGGTACACATTAGACCCAAAACCCGGATCAATTCCGATTGAGATTACCCCAGAAATTTGGGAGGAACAAGTTCAGTTAGAATGGCTGCCCATAGTACTGTGGACGAAGATGCAGCTTGTAATGCCGCCTCAGCCACACCCCAACATACCCGCTCCGCGCATCACTGTAACGAGTCATGGGGGGTATTTTTGGCAAGAAACCATTCCTTGGGGATCCCAAAAAGAGTTTACAGAACTTTTGGCCGACTCTACTTTCACGATCACCAGCAATGATCCCGGTTACAACTTTGAAATTGCACAACTGGAGAAAACACCGATAAGCACAATACCGCTCTTTGACAAGCCCAACGAGGTCACGTTAGCATATAAAATTACCCCTTTTTCGCCGGAAAAACCCGCCACATTATTATTGGATGTTACTGGTTTACCGGCCAAGACAAGATCGTTTATCCGTTTAGCCAATGATGTACATGTTTATACAGATTCGCTTTCTAACGGCCCTATTCGTTGGGAGAACTTGCGCCCGGGTTCATATGAAGCAACGTCCGAAGCGGTGATGTATCCGCCCTTTACCTTGCAATCCTTTTCGTTAATCAGCTTACCCGATTTGTTTGAGAACGATGTTTCGGAAGTTTTACCTGTTCATTTTGAAATTTCGGACTCCAACTTAGGGCGCTTTGCACCATTCGCCGATGCCTCACTCTGGCCTCCTCCTGACTTTAACGAATATCAGAACAAAACCAATCTCAATCGTTTTGTCATGGGATTTATCGTGAATGACCAAAATGCAAAACCTTGCACGCCCAAATGGGGTGGGTACACCCTTTACAGTACAACAAAATCGCAGGAAGCAGCTGGAGATGGATCAATCTATCTTTTAGAAATGCTAAGAAAATTTAGGAAATCAGGTGGACATGCTGCACTGTCTTTTGGTGGAGCCTTAGGCACTCCCATTGAGAAAACATGTCCAGATGCGGCTTCCCTTTCTGCGGTCATGGACGAAATTCTACGTGCATACGATCAAAACGAAATTGATTTTGACATCGAAGGAGATTGGATAGCAGACGAAGAGTCCTTGTCAAGACGTATTCAAGCCCTTGTGTTGCTACAAAAAAAGCGCCCCATGCTTAAAATTTGGTTAACCTTGCCCGTTTTGCCATCCGGTTTAACGGGTGCTGGTCAGAAGATTGTACAAGATTTTGTAGATGCAGGGATAAGGTTAATGGGCCTCAACATCATGGCCATGAACTATGGGGAGTCGGTGGTTAAAGATGTGACAAAATTAGACCTTTATGCTATACAAGCCTTGGACAGTACTTTTCAGCAGGTTAAAGCTATTTTCCAAAAAGCACGTTTACAACGCACCGACGAAGACATTTGGCATATGTTGGGCGTAACACCTATGATTGGCATCAACAATGTTGAAAAAGAAGTTTTTAAGGTATCACATGGTGAAAATCTGGCTACTTTTGCCAAACAAAAAGGCCTCGGACTGCTTTCTATGTGGTCTATCCAGCGAGATTTCCCCTGTCAAGAAGCACAACCTACCTCCGTTTCATTAACGTGTTCAGGGACGACGCAAACGGATTTTGCCTTCACCAAACTCTTTTCTTCGTTTCGTACCGACGGAAAAAACCTACCAATCCCCGTCACACAACTCTCCCGCGAAGAGCAACCACTTGGCGATATAAGCCTGATTAATTTTCCAAATCCCTTTAGCCAGACTACACAAATAGCGTTTGAGTTACCCATGGCACAGCGAATTAGATTGACACTCTTCGATGTCTTGGGGCGCGAACGAATGGTCATTGCCGAGGGCGTTTTTGAAAAGGGCCTCCAACGGTTTACGCTGAAGGCCGGAAATCTTGCAAGTGGTTATTATTTTTTGAGGTTAGAGGCCCATAAGCAAGTGGTTCGACGCCCAATATTGCTCATCCACTGA
- a CDS encoding amidohydrolase family protein: protein MRFRHLRLWGLLCILMIPPAFGQPTPDKPLAPVSKNWHIVNARIVQSPGKIVEKGSIVIENGIITQIGTSVTAPYDALILRGDSLTVYAGFIDGLSHIGVPRPKDDPLPRIPRPGEPDYHRAGIQPDFDVRSVLKADDASVAEWRKLGFTTAHVAPYGRMMPGRTALLFLSGKDANEMIFVPQVGLLGQLLGAARGQGQQVYPSNDLGTMAFWRQAFGAAKQSMAYEATYQKNPAGLQRPITDPVHTALFPFIKGEKPLFFFANEYIDALRGLRMGDDLGYKPILVGLKDGHEIIPQLKNRATPVFLSLDLPEAPKEPKEQANAATKKDRIDMPAQLPSELRRLYEVQKSSFQQYARQAAAFAEAGIPFGFAGKDAKVTNIKKNFTVLLQNGLNENQLLAALTTQPAKILGIETQLGSIEKGKIANLVFSDGPIFDEKSQIRMVMVEGQLFKYPKQTTNKTPKTNDTTNDFSAALGTWSISVETPGGTQQGSIQFFAAGRALSGLLKTENETSELKDIKVEGQTINCKGFAQNSEIAFTLKIEGDTLSGSVYVTSLQSDLPVTGSRTAKPN, encoded by the coding sequence ATGCGATTTAGACATCTTCGTTTGTGGGGGCTGTTGTGTATTTTGATGATCCCGCCCGCATTTGGGCAACCAACACCAGACAAACCCCTCGCGCCAGTTTCTAAAAATTGGCATATTGTGAACGCCCGAATTGTGCAATCTCCGGGCAAGATAGTAGAAAAAGGGTCTATTGTCATCGAAAATGGCATCATAACACAAATTGGAACCTCTGTAACCGCACCTTATGACGCCTTAATACTTCGGGGCGACTCTCTCACCGTTTATGCGGGTTTTATTGATGGCTTGTCGCACATCGGCGTGCCACGCCCAAAAGATGATCCACTACCAAGAATACCTCGACCCGGAGAACCCGACTACCACCGCGCAGGCATCCAGCCGGATTTTGACGTGCGCTCGGTCTTAAAAGCCGATGATGCAAGTGTGGCTGAGTGGCGAAAATTAGGCTTTACGACTGCCCATGTAGCCCCTTACGGCAGAATGATGCCGGGGAGAACAGCCCTCCTGTTTCTATCAGGTAAGGATGCCAACGAAATGATATTTGTACCACAGGTTGGACTTTTGGGCCAATTGCTCGGCGCAGCGCGTGGTCAGGGGCAACAGGTTTATCCTTCTAACGATTTGGGAACAATGGCCTTCTGGCGACAAGCCTTTGGTGCGGCCAAACAAAGCATGGCATACGAGGCCACCTATCAAAAAAATCCCGCAGGCTTACAACGCCCCATCACCGATCCAGTGCATACGGCCCTTTTTCCTTTTATTAAAGGCGAAAAGCCACTTTTCTTCTTTGCGAATGAATACATAGATGCACTTCGTGGCCTAAGGATGGGCGATGACTTGGGATACAAGCCTATTTTGGTCGGTCTTAAAGATGGTCACGAGATTATCCCACAACTAAAAAACAGGGCCACGCCGGTTTTTCTATCATTGGATTTACCAGAAGCACCAAAAGAGCCGAAAGAACAAGCCAACGCAGCGACCAAGAAGGACCGTATAGACATGCCAGCCCAACTTCCATCCGAGTTGAGGAGGCTGTATGAAGTCCAAAAAAGTTCTTTTCAGCAGTATGCCCGTCAAGCAGCCGCATTTGCCGAAGCAGGAATCCCTTTTGGCTTCGCCGGAAAAGATGCTAAAGTAACCAATATCAAGAAAAACTTTACAGTCTTGCTTCAAAATGGCCTAAACGAGAACCAACTTCTTGCGGCATTGACCACCCAACCTGCAAAAATATTGGGGATAGAAACCCAGCTTGGCTCTATTGAAAAAGGGAAAATTGCTAATTTGGTTTTCTCTGATGGCCCCATCTTTGATGAAAAAAGCCAAATTCGGATGGTCATGGTGGAAGGACAATTGTTCAAATACCCAAAGCAAACCACAAATAAGACCCCTAAAACAAATGACACTACAAACGATTTCTCCGCTGCTTTAGGCACTTGGAGCATTTCCGTAGAAACACCCGGCGGAACACAACAAGGGAGCATCCAATTTTTTGCTGCTGGTCGGGCACTTAGTGGATTACTCAAAACTGAAAATGAAACTTCTGAGCTGAAAGACATTAAGGTTGAGGGACAAACCATAAATTGTAAAGGCTTTGCCCAGAACTCGGAGATTGCTTTCACCCTTAAAATAGAGGGTGACACCCTGAGCGGCTCTGTGTATGTCACCTCCCTTCAATCGGACCTACCTGTTACTGGCTCCAGAACGGCTAAACCTAACTGA
- a CDS encoding MoaD/ThiS family protein: protein MRIKILFFSVIRDRLGQTEKWLTLPENASGKDLLDHLTTEFPDIAPFRSVIRLGVNQVFCAETVQLMDGDHVALITPVSGG, encoded by the coding sequence ATGCGCATCAAGATTTTGTTTTTTAGTGTAATCAGAGACCGTTTAGGCCAAACAGAAAAATGGCTGACCCTTCCCGAAAATGCTTCAGGGAAAGATCTGTTAGACCACTTAACTACTGAATTCCCTGATATTGCACCCTTCCGATCTGTTATTCGGTTAGGGGTAAATCAGGTGTTTTGTGCGGAAACGGTGCAACTTATGGACGGCGATCATGTTGCTTTGATTACGCCAGTTAGTGGAGGGTAA
- a CDS encoding CBS domain-containing protein: MGDHNINRYLDEEQLRRFTAAILRDVRALDYMLENNLIESGKRRIGAEQEMFLIDDHWHPAMIGVEALEKIKDDHYTSELTKFNLEFNCDPLPFTGKSLRQMENQIQELLELGRDVLATFNAHPLLIGILPTITLADLTLDNLTPNPRYFALNESINRLRGSELFEFQIRGEDELLLKHDSVMLEGCNTSFQCHFQVGPEEFAKMYNISQAVTAPVMAVSCFSPILFGKRLWRETRIALFQQSIDTRSSHQYLREMSPRVHFGNAWVNESVLEIYKEDIARFRVIMADDNIPNPWEAIEKGEAPKLRALQLHYGTVYRWNRACYGIGDGKAHLRIENRVIPSGPTPIDEMANAAFWFGLVNGMADVYPDVRKVMRFDDARGNFMNAARYGMGCEFIWTNGKRLPAAELIANELIPLATEGLKSAQIATEDIDRYMDVLKERVANKQTGAQWLVSSFNHMDDATRAQKMNALVAATLENQKENKPVHTWPLAKVESIQKSKANFARVEQYMTTDLITVNEEELIDLVASLMVWRKIRYVLVEDNEHKLVGIVSQRSLLKYVVGNPDRDIYAPIPVKQVMTANPVFISPETSTVQAISIMRDQGFSALPVVRDEMLVGIVTENDFMKIASGLMDDLFKGEQ; encoded by the coding sequence ATGGGCGATCACAATATTAATCGGTACTTAGACGAAGAACAATTGCGTCGGTTCACGGCGGCCATTCTTAGAGATGTTCGTGCTTTAGATTACATGTTGGAAAACAACCTAATCGAAAGCGGAAAACGCAGAATTGGCGCTGAACAAGAGATGTTTCTCATAGACGATCATTGGCATCCGGCCATGATTGGGGTGGAGGCTTTAGAAAAAATCAAGGATGACCATTACACAAGTGAATTGACCAAGTTTAATTTGGAATTTAACTGTGATCCTTTGCCTTTTACTGGAAAATCGTTGCGCCAGATGGAAAACCAAATTCAAGAACTGTTGGAACTTGGGCGCGATGTCTTGGCGACGTTTAATGCACATCCTTTGTTGATTGGTATTCTACCGACCATCACTCTTGCAGACTTGACCTTAGACAACCTGACCCCCAATCCAAGATACTTTGCCCTGAATGAGAGTATTAACCGCCTTCGGGGTAGCGAATTGTTTGAATTTCAAATTAGAGGAGAGGATGAGCTCCTCCTGAAGCACGATTCGGTGATGCTCGAAGGGTGCAACACCAGTTTCCAATGCCACTTCCAAGTGGGGCCGGAAGAATTTGCCAAAATGTATAACATTTCGCAGGCGGTTACGGCTCCAGTGATGGCAGTTTCTTGCTTTTCGCCCATTTTATTTGGCAAACGGCTATGGCGGGAAACCCGAATTGCCCTCTTTCAACAATCCATAGACACGCGGAGCAGCCATCAATATCTTCGGGAGATGAGTCCCCGTGTTCATTTTGGAAATGCTTGGGTGAACGAGTCGGTTTTAGAAATCTACAAAGAAGATATTGCCCGTTTTAGGGTTATTATGGCAGATGATAACATCCCAAACCCTTGGGAGGCGATAGAAAAAGGTGAAGCTCCCAAGCTGCGTGCGCTTCAATTGCATTATGGGACGGTTTATCGCTGGAACCGCGCTTGTTATGGCATTGGTGATGGGAAAGCCCATCTTCGGATTGAAAACCGCGTGATACCTTCTGGCCCAACACCCATTGATGAAATGGCCAATGCGGCTTTTTGGTTCGGATTGGTCAATGGTATGGCGGATGTTTATCCCGATGTACGAAAAGTAATGCGCTTCGATGATGCTCGTGGGAATTTTATGAATGCAGCTCGTTATGGAATGGGCTGTGAGTTCATTTGGACCAATGGTAAGCGCTTGCCCGCCGCCGAATTAATCGCAAACGAGTTGATTCCCTTGGCCACCGAAGGGCTTAAATCCGCACAAATTGCCACCGAGGACATTGATCGGTATATGGATGTATTAAAAGAACGTGTCGCTAATAAACAGACCGGCGCACAGTGGTTGGTTTCTTCCTTTAACCATATGGATGATGCCACCCGCGCACAAAAAATGAATGCACTGGTAGCGGCAACCCTCGAAAACCAAAAAGAAAACAAGCCTGTGCATACTTGGCCACTCGCAAAAGTTGAATCCATCCAAAAGTCAAAAGCCAATTTTGCTCGGGTGGAGCAATATATGACCACCGATTTAATCACGGTAAACGAGGAGGAGTTGATAGACTTGGTTGCCTCGCTTATGGTTTGGCGGAAAATCCGGTACGTACTTGTGGAGGACAATGAACACAAATTGGTGGGAATCGTTTCTCAAAGATCTTTGCTCAAATATGTGGTTGGGAATCCCGATCGCGATATTTATGCCCCGATTCCCGTTAAGCAAGTGATGACGGCTAATCCTGTGTTTATTTCCCCCGAAACGTCAACCGTTCAGGCGATTTCGATTATGCGAGACCAAGGTTTTTCTGCACTTCCGGTTGTGCGAGACGAAATGCTGGTCGGTATTGTCACCGAAAACGACTTTATGAAGATTGCTTCTGGATTGATGGATGATCTTTTTAAGGGAGAGCAATAG
- a CDS encoding redoxin domain-containing protein, producing the protein MTTVGQIAPEISLYAHDKKLVNVSALKGEKHVLLLFFPQAFTGVCTNELNMVNNELEEYDENHVQVYGISTDSPFTLAEYAKVNALNFPLLSDHDVAVGEAFGIKYPTGGFALGMSRVSKRSAFLIDKEGIVRYAEILENAGHLPNFEAIKSCIKSL; encoded by the coding sequence ATGACAACTGTTGGACAAATTGCACCAGAAATTTCCCTTTATGCACACGACAAGAAATTGGTGAACGTCTCTGCACTAAAAGGCGAAAAACATGTACTCTTGCTCTTTTTTCCTCAAGCATTTACGGGGGTATGTACCAACGAGCTGAATATGGTGAATAACGAGTTGGAAGAATATGACGAAAATCATGTACAAGTATATGGTATCTCTACCGATTCGCCTTTTACACTTGCTGAATACGCAAAAGTGAACGCCCTGAACTTTCCCCTGCTAAGCGATCATGACGTGGCGGTGGGCGAGGCTTTCGGGATTAAATATCCCACGGGTGGCTTTGCACTCGGCATGAGCCGTGTTTCTAAAAGATCTGCATTTCTTATTGATAAAGAGGGTATCGTTCGATATGCAGAAATACTTGAAAATGCAGGGCATCTGCCAAATTTTGAAGCCATTAAGTCCTGTATTAAGAGCCTCTGA
- a CDS encoding DUF4292 domain-containing protein, whose amino-acid sequence MAFFFLKTRLPKTQLLAFALLILLTGCNSAKPCIEPVYGSGIQSNLIIPQETPTPPPTIEVKNPPITHPPLIAPPVPPQKAPEIQLAEDTIAKMENVRPKFNRLTATSSMDIDSPELEQSVTALSRYDTAKGLYTSYRATALNFEGARSLVTRDSFFVYNRIEKELTYGSISFANRFLPVSGTIEQIMAILTGTIVPESGFNWEAYQNGDEILVRTPDLRQQYTVDAKTYRIRTAEIRNVKNELTEKIVYSEPAAFGNIVIPRRVEMTQPLAKRTVKIYHRNFEFNPEPMSFDLNVDRKKAKLVLIR is encoded by the coding sequence ATGGCCTTTTTTTTCTTAAAGACCCGCCTTCCCAAAACCCAACTGCTTGCTTTTGCCTTGCTCATCTTACTTACGGGCTGCAACAGTGCAAAACCATGTATCGAACCCGTTTATGGTAGTGGCATCCAAAGCAACCTCATTATTCCGCAGGAAACACCCACACCGCCCCCAACTATTGAAGTGAAGAATCCGCCCATAACCCATCCTCCCCTTATTGCACCACCCGTACCGCCACAAAAAGCACCAGAAATTCAACTGGCAGAAGATACTATTGCAAAGATGGAAAATGTTCGCCCAAAATTCAACAGGTTAACAGCCACCTCCTCTATGGACATTGATTCGCCGGAATTAGAACAAAGCGTTACGGCCCTTTCCCGTTACGACACCGCAAAAGGGCTTTACACCAGCTATCGGGCTACTGCCCTCAATTTTGAGGGGGCAAGAAGTTTGGTTACCCGCGATAGTTTTTTTGTTTATAATCGTATTGAAAAAGAATTGACGTATGGCTCCATTTCATTTGCGAACCGGTTTTTGCCCGTTTCTGGAACCATAGAGCAAATTATGGCCATTTTAACTGGAACGATCGTACCCGAAAGTGGCTTTAATTGGGAAGCCTACCAGAATGGGGATGAAATCTTGGTTCGTACACCCGACCTTAGACAACAATACACCGTAGATGCCAAAACCTACCGCATCCGTACAGCCGAGATCCGCAATGTAAAAAACGAATTGACGGAAAAAATTGTTTATAGCGAACCAGCAGCTTTTGGAAACATCGTCATTCCAAGGCGGGTGGAAATGACCCAGCCCTTGGCAAAACGCACGGTAAAAATTTACCACCGTAATTTTGAATTCAATCCAGAACCGATGAGCTTCGACTTGAATGTGGATCGAAAAAAAGCCAAGTTGGTTCTTATTCGTTAA
- a CDS encoding tetratricopeptide repeat protein, with translation MNQASNIDMNNSDRKPYNFLIYPVLLWFFMASSVLAQEPSATNTPAPENNQATQLLIEGMTRAFQRDYQEAISAYEKALLAAPGQAAILFALAEAHHENGNRQGALFYAQQASHAAPMNRVYIGFWAKLLDQQGDAGRATQLWQQFADQHPTDLVALTHLSALQLQSGNTNDAIETFRRMVALRPDNILYTLKLAELYERIGNFQEVISLLLPVVSSDPFDKASLRKIVLAQERLQQKAAIITLLEKVVAQDASDVESRLKLQELSGNRGPDNRASAEISIVPSGNAWTLDHAKAFYKRIYTEPTALNQAEEALLVVTREQPNNAEAWILLGKVRYEQGKYPESANILETWLKKFPRDLDAWVMAVAAQTRVGDASKALLLVQEAGFLFPGQPALLHAQSGALIAAGKLKDAQNILNESAAIIRSDFAHVPAFQIAQYDAEGDLLQKQGNLIEARKRWQAALAIDPNQATIRAKLEFQNQ, from the coding sequence TTGAACCAAGCCTCAAACATAGACATGAACAATTCCGATCGAAAACCTTACAATTTCTTGATTTATCCCGTTCTTTTATGGTTTTTTATGGCCTCATCGGTTTTGGCGCAAGAACCTTCCGCCACCAATACTCCAGCTCCGGAAAACAACCAAGCCACACAACTGCTCATCGAGGGGATGACGCGGGCTTTTCAACGGGATTATCAAGAAGCCATATCGGCATATGAGAAAGCTCTATTGGCTGCGCCGGGGCAAGCCGCCATCTTATTTGCATTAGCCGAGGCCCATCACGAAAACGGGAACAGGCAAGGTGCGCTATTTTATGCACAACAAGCCAGCCATGCCGCGCCCATGAACCGTGTTTATATCGGCTTTTGGGCAAAGCTACTTGACCAACAAGGGGACGCAGGGCGGGCTACGCAGCTTTGGCAACAATTTGCAGACCAACATCCAACCGATCTTGTTGCCTTGACCCACCTTTCAGCGTTACAACTCCAATCCGGAAATACCAACGACGCTATCGAGACCTTCAGGCGGATGGTGGCGCTACGTCCAGATAACATCCTTTACACCCTTAAATTGGCCGAATTGTACGAACGCATCGGAAATTTCCAAGAAGTGATTTCTCTGTTGTTGCCCGTGGTATCTTCAGACCCCTTCGACAAAGCGTCTCTGCGGAAAATCGTCTTGGCACAGGAGCGTTTACAACAAAAAGCGGCGATCATCACTCTTTTAGAAAAAGTAGTTGCTCAGGATGCCTCCGATGTGGAGTCGCGCCTGAAACTTCAAGAATTATCGGGAAACCGAGGCCCAGACAATCGTGCATCCGCCGAAATCAGCATTGTGCCTTCGGGCAATGCTTGGACGCTTGACCATGCAAAAGCCTTCTATAAACGCATTTACACCGAACCCACTGCGCTAAATCAGGCCGAGGAAGCACTTCTTGTCGTAACCCGCGAGCAACCCAACAATGCCGAAGCATGGATTCTCCTTGGTAAAGTGCGTTACGAACAAGGAAAATATCCAGAATCAGCCAATATATTGGAGACTTGGCTCAAGAAGTTTCCGCGAGACTTGGATGCTTGGGTGATGGCAGTAGCGGCACAAACCCGTGTTGGGGATGCCTCTAAAGCACTCCTACTGGTTCAGGAAGCGGGATTCTTGTTCCCCGGTCAACCAGCATTATTACATGCACAATCCGGCGCACTTATCGCGGCAGGAAAACTAAAAGATGCACAAAACATTCTAAACGAATCAGCGGCTATTATCCGATCCGATTTTGCCCATGTTCCAGCATTCCAAATTGCGCAATACGATGCTGAAGGAGACCTTTTGCAAAAACAAGGCAACCTGATCGAAGCCCGTAAACGCTGGCAGGCGGCCTTGGCCATTGATCCAAACCAAGCCACCATTCGCGCCAAATTAGAATTTCAAAACCAATAA
- a CDS encoding peptidoglycan DD-metalloendopeptidase family protein — protein sequence MLKWIFFAIIVLFFLSKTADKDLPAEPYRAFLVQDTLRKELETLEESIEDLRQKERKQWKRLQQKDQNLYQREQQMRSYSEKLTQLYAQQDSLQASIAQLQQFLNEQSQFTKKRAIYLYKYGRQHETVLLFSSRSVNELLIRLYYLRQFKEQRDARIASYLQVQAKLSNQLRNSNILVERTKSLLKEAESYHQQLNREVGQAATSLNTLQNERLHLEEAAELKQWYIQGMNRQVQNLSNQDGNDSHHPKSLPAISLSDILSTNLRPKSDPNGVGILISAPPETVVRAALAGVVKEIFSQPGYGECAVVETEGYSVVYGNLSNIKRKVGDRLEKGDLIGTSGKEEQPMGTALFVAVYKGRQVLSPIAWLH from the coding sequence ATGTTAAAGTGGATATTTTTTGCCATCATTGTGTTGTTTTTTCTTTCAAAAACGGCTGACAAAGACCTCCCAGCCGAGCCTTACCGTGCTTTTTTGGTACAAGATACCCTCCGGAAGGAATTGGAAACGCTTGAAGAATCCATTGAAGATCTGCGCCAAAAAGAGCGTAAACAATGGAAAAGACTCCAACAAAAGGATCAGAATCTTTACCAACGCGAGCAACAAATGCGGTCGTATTCAGAAAAATTAACCCAACTGTATGCACAACAAGACTCCTTACAAGCGAGCATTGCGCAATTACAGCAATTTCTGAACGAACAAAGTCAGTTCACCAAAAAGCGGGCTATCTATTTGTACAAATACGGCAGACAACACGAAACGGTTTTACTTTTTAGCTCGCGCTCGGTAAACGAACTCTTGATACGGTTGTATTATTTGAGGCAGTTTAAGGAGCAACGAGACGCCCGAATTGCTTCTTATTTACAGGTTCAAGCCAAATTGTCTAACCAACTTAGAAACTCAAACATCCTTGTAGAACGAACTAAAAGCCTGCTAAAAGAAGCAGAAAGCTATCACCAACAACTCAATCGTGAGGTTGGACAAGCCGCAACTTCGCTTAATACGCTCCAGAACGAAAGGCTTCACCTTGAAGAAGCCGCCGAGTTGAAGCAATGGTATATCCAAGGCATGAATCGCCAAGTCCAAAACCTTTCCAACCAAGACGGGAATGATTCCCATCACCCGAAAAGCCTCCCCGCCATTAGCCTTTCCGACATCCTATCCACAAATTTAAGACCTAAAAGTGACCCCAATGGCGTAGGAATCCTAATTTCGGCTCCTCCAGAGACCGTAGTTCGCGCCGCATTGGCTGGTGTGGTCAAAGAGATTTTTTCCCAACCCGGATATGGAGAATGCGCCGTCGTCGAAACCGAAGGGTACTCGGTAGTTTATGGGAATCTATCCAACATCAAGCGGAAAGTCGGTGATCGCCTTGAAAAGGGTGACCTCATCGGAACCTCTGGAAAAGAAGAACAACCTATGGGAACCGCACTTTTTGTGGCGGTATATAAAGGCCGTCAAGTCCTTTCCCCAATTGCATGGCTCCATTAA